From the Mastacembelus armatus chromosome 14, fMasArm1.2, whole genome shotgun sequence genome, one window contains:
- the LOC113143636 gene encoding CD48 antigen-like isoform X1: protein MVKAKMIFFYMVIATLATSLAKGASDCNISDTIADQQCFGALGEPLIFHLPPQRNKTSLKKNRNMIFMVTDNTKVLINKYRNDFAFFPNGTFRLYNTTKRDSGDYKLETYSSTDGILLHIINISLEIQAPVSEPVVSQECLSTEQKKVSCSSKGDKVHLTLTLDNNLLIQSTPGNTTEHHHHSVTIRLYGQLTGNLTCHVQNNVSSKRTFIILTSCTGSISLPSPVIAAVIPSVSILLLLLALYFGIKHLNMKRRPQTVNEGNTEDEIIYSDVRVAYRSKTRPNTHQNAT, encoded by the exons ATGGTAAAAGCA aaaatgattttcttctACATGGTCATTGCAACTCTGGCAACATCTCTGGCAAAAG GGGCTTCGGACTGCAATATATCTGATACTATTGCAGATCAGCAGTGCTTTGGAGCACTTGGCGAGCCACTGATTTTCCACCTACCCCCTCAAAGAAATAAGACAAGTCTGAAAAAGAATAGAAATATGATTTTCATGGTAACTGATAACACAAAGGTGCTTATCAATAAATACAGGAATGACTTTGCATTCTTTCCAAATGGAACATTTAGGCTTtacaacacaacaaagagaGACTCTGGAGATTACAAGCTGGAAACATACAGCTCTACTGATGGAATACTATTGCACATAATCAACATCTCCCTAGAAATACAAG CTCCAGTGTCAGAACCAGTTGTGTCTCAGGAGTGTTTGTCAACAGAACAGAAGAAAGTGAGCTGCTCCTCCAAAGGAGATAAAGTACATCTCACTTTGACTCTGGACAATAACCTATTGATACAGAGTACACCTGGGAATACAACtgaacatcatcatcacagtgTTACCATCAGGTTATATGGACAGCTCACAGGAAACTTAACGTGTCATGTTCAAAACAATGTCAGCAGTAAAAGAACATTTATCATCCTTACAAGCTGTACAG GTTCCATTTCTCTCCCCTCACCTGTGATTGCAGCTGTGATACCAAGTGTTTCCATTCTGCTTCTCCTTTTGGCTCTGTATTTTGgtatcaaacatttaaatatgaaaagaagACCCCAGACTGTAAATGAAG GTAACACTGAAGATGAAATTATCTACTCTGATGTTAGAGTAGCCTACAGAAGTAAAACAAGACCCAACACCCATCAAAATGCAACTTAA
- the LOC113143636 gene encoding CD48 antigen-like isoform X3, which translates to MAKKMIFFYMVIATLATSLAKGASDCNISDTIADQQCFGALGEPLIFHLPPQRNKTSLKKNRNMIFMVTDNTKVLINKYRNDFAFFPNGTFRLYNTTKRDSGDYKLETYSSTDGILLHIINISLEIQAPVSEPVVSQECLSTEQKKVSCSSKGDKVHLTLTLDNNLLIQSTPGNTTEHHHHSVTIRLYGQLTGNLTCHVQNNVSSKRTFIILTSCTGSISLPSPVIAAVIPSVSILLLLLALYFGIKHLNMKRRPQTVNEGNTEDEIIYSDVRVAYRSKTRPNTHQNAT; encoded by the exons ATGGCAAAG aaaatgattttcttctACATGGTCATTGCAACTCTGGCAACATCTCTGGCAAAAG GGGCTTCGGACTGCAATATATCTGATACTATTGCAGATCAGCAGTGCTTTGGAGCACTTGGCGAGCCACTGATTTTCCACCTACCCCCTCAAAGAAATAAGACAAGTCTGAAAAAGAATAGAAATATGATTTTCATGGTAACTGATAACACAAAGGTGCTTATCAATAAATACAGGAATGACTTTGCATTCTTTCCAAATGGAACATTTAGGCTTtacaacacaacaaagagaGACTCTGGAGATTACAAGCTGGAAACATACAGCTCTACTGATGGAATACTATTGCACATAATCAACATCTCCCTAGAAATACAAG CTCCAGTGTCAGAACCAGTTGTGTCTCAGGAGTGTTTGTCAACAGAACAGAAGAAAGTGAGCTGCTCCTCCAAAGGAGATAAAGTACATCTCACTTTGACTCTGGACAATAACCTATTGATACAGAGTACACCTGGGAATACAACtgaacatcatcatcacagtgTTACCATCAGGTTATATGGACAGCTCACAGGAAACTTAACGTGTCATGTTCAAAACAATGTCAGCAGTAAAAGAACATTTATCATCCTTACAAGCTGTACAG GTTCCATTTCTCTCCCCTCACCTGTGATTGCAGCTGTGATACCAAGTGTTTCCATTCTGCTTCTCCTTTTGGCTCTGTATTTTGgtatcaaacatttaaatatgaaaagaagACCCCAGACTGTAAATGAAG GTAACACTGAAGATGAAATTATCTACTCTGATGTTAGAGTAGCCTACAGAAGTAAAACAAGACCCAACACCCATCAAAATGCAACTTAA
- the LOC113142714 gene encoding sodium-dependent phosphate transport protein 2A-like isoform X2, which produces MGSNIGTSVTNTIVALMQAGEREEFERAFAGATVHDCFNWLSVLVLLPLEAASGLLRHLSQAVIDTLQLSTGEEAPELLKVITQPLTKVIIQLDQSVITAIATGDQSVRNKSLVKHWCQIPTMEDNKTSWGGHNLSEHTQKCRHLFVDCSLSDLAIGLILLACSLLVLCSCLILLVKLLSSLLKGQVASAINKVTNTDFPYPLTWLTGYLALLVGAGLTFLVQSSSVFTSAITPLIGIGVISIERAYPLTLGSNLGTTTTATLAALASPGDKLAAATQVALCHFFFNLFGILLWYPIPAIRLPIRMACALGNRTARYRWFAVLYLLLCFLLLPSLVFALSMAGWKVMTGIAVPVLIVIISVATVNILQAHRPDCLPLRLQNWDFLPAWMISLQPLDNLITRVTLWCRQGAGCKGNCDTVLPLESKKPGRQTKENWEQNEEEQETDKSRQTQRGLDQCGCCDLQYNEEKRDSSTTITSSGNFCNMGAMWSTKKITLTDNQGTQLSSTHL; this is translated from the exons ATGGGCTCCAACATTGGAACGTCAGTCACCAACACCATTGTTGCTCTAATGCAGgctggggagagagaggagtTTGAAAG AGCATTTGCTGGAGCTACAGTACACGACTGTTTTAACTGGTTGTCAGTTTTGGTGCTTCTCCCTCTGGAGGCTGCAAGTGGTTTATTAAGGCATCTGTCACAGGCTGTGATCGACACACTACAACTCAGTACTGGAGAAGAAGCTCCTGAACTTCTTAAAGTCATCACTCAGCCACTTACTAAAGTGATTATCCAG CTGGATCAGTCAGTTATTACAGCCATCGCTACAGGAGACCAGAGTGTGAGGAACAAGAGTCTGGTGAAGCACTGGTGTCAAATCCCAACCATGGAG GACAACAAAACATCATGGGGGGGACACAACCTTTCAGAACATACACAGAAAT GCAGGCACCTCTTTGTggactgcagtttgtcagactTGGCCATAGGCCTGATCCTCCTGGCTTGCTCCCTGTTGGTGCTGTGTAGCTGTCTCATACTGCTGGTTAAATTGCTCAGCTCCCTGCTCAAGGGCCAGGTGGCCAGTGCTATTAATAAAGTCACCAACACAG ACTTCCCCTACCCTCTGACATGGCTGACAGGTTATCTAGCTCTGCTAGTGGGAGCGGGCTTGACGTTCTTGGTTCAGAGCAGTTCTGTCTTTACCTCTGCCATTACTCCACTCATAG GGATTGGGGTCATCAGTATTGAAAGAGCCTATCCCTTAACCCTGGGATCCAACCTTGGAACCACTACAACAGCTACACTGGCAGCCCTGGCTAGTCCAGGAGATAAGCTAGCAGCTgccacacag GTTGCTTTGTGCCATTTTTTCTTTAACCTCTTTGGTATCCTCCTCTGGTATCCCATACCAGCCATACGTTTGCCCATACGTATGGCCTGTGCCCTTGGCAACCGCACCGCCAG GTACCGCTGGTTTGCCGTTTTGtacctcctcctctgtttcctACTACTCCCATCCCTCGTGTTTGCCCTCTCTATGGCTGGATGGAAGGTGATGACAGGGATCGCTGTGCCAGTCCTTATAGTTATCATATCTGTTGCAACAGTAAACATACTCCAGGCACACAGACCAGATTGTTTGCCACTCAGACTACAGAACTGGGATTTTCTTCCTGCGTGGATGATCTCGCTGCAGCCCCTGGATAACCTCATCACCAGGGTGACCCTGTGGTGCAGGCAAGGGGCAG GTTGTAAGGGAAACTGCGACACAGTACTGCCACTAGAGAGCAAAAAACCTGGAAGACAAACGAAGGAGAATTGGGAGCAGAATGAGGAAGAACAAGAGACTGACAAGAGCAGGCAGACACAAAGAGGACTTGACCAATGTGGATGTTGTGATCTACAATACAatgaagaaaagagagacagcTCAACAACTATCACGTCTTCAGGGAACTTTTGTAATATGGGTGCAATGTGGTCCACAAAGAAAATCACACTCACAGACAACCAGGGCACTCAGCTTAGCAGCACTCACTTGTAG
- the LOC113143638 gene encoding uncharacterized protein LOC113143638, whose translation MEEFDSKGVLLKKSKVHLEIQAPVSEPAMSQICLSPEQREVSCSSEGEGAEFILSLDGQLLVQTINHTLSPSNWTARIKSPAKQDGFSVSNITVSLHGELTGSLMCNVWNNVSQHETIIHLADCKVFVSFSPVVTVAVIAGVVILLLLVALCLGIKKFNKKPRTTNPKRDNCESEVVYTDVRVMRNMKKTTRNSRHNVTQP comes from the exons ATGGAAGAATTTGACTCTAAGGGAGTTCTACTGAAAAAATCCAAAGTTCATCTAGAAATACAAG ctcCTGTGTCAGAGCCAGCCATGTCCCAGATATGTCTGTCACCAGAACAGAGGGAGGTCAGTTGCTCCTCTGAAGGAGAAGGAGCTGAGTTCATTTTGAGTTTGGATGGACAGTTACTGGTACAAACCATAAATCACACCCTCTCTCCAAGTAACTGGACAGCAAGGATAAAGTCACCAGCTAAACAAGACGGATTCAGTGTTTCAAATATTACCGTCAGCTTACATGGTGAGCTGACAGGAAGCCTGATGTGTAATGTTTGGAACAACGTCAGCCAACATGAAACAATTATTCACCTGGCAGACTGCAAAG tttttgtttccttctccCCTGTTGTGACTGTGGCTGTGATAGCTGGTGTTGTCATTCTGCTTCTCCTTGTGGCTCTGTGTCTTGGtataaaaaaatttaataagAAACCAAGAACCACAAATCCTAAAAGGG ataACTGTGAAAGTGAAGTTGTCTATACAGATGTTAGAGTGATGCGCAACATGAAGAAAACCACACGCAACTCACGTCACAATGTCACTCAACCTTAA
- the LOC113143636 gene encoding CD48 antigen-like isoform X2, which translates to MVKAKMIFFYMVIATLATSLAKGASDCNISDTIADQQCFGALGEPLIFHLPPQRNKTSLKKNRNMIFMVTDNTKVLINKYRNDFAFFPNGTFRLYNTTKRDSGDYKLETYSSTDGILLHIINISLEIQAPVSEPVVSQECLSTEQKKVSCSSKGDKVHLTLTLDNNLLIQSTPGNTTEHHHHSVTIRLYGQLTGNLTCHVQNNVSSKRTFIILTSCTGSISLPSPVIAAVIPSVSILLLLLALYFGIKHLNMKRRPQTVNEGNTEDEIIYSDVIITYRSKTRPNTHQNAT; encoded by the exons ATGGTAAAAGCA aaaatgattttcttctACATGGTCATTGCAACTCTGGCAACATCTCTGGCAAAAG GGGCTTCGGACTGCAATATATCTGATACTATTGCAGATCAGCAGTGCTTTGGAGCACTTGGCGAGCCACTGATTTTCCACCTACCCCCTCAAAGAAATAAGACAAGTCTGAAAAAGAATAGAAATATGATTTTCATGGTAACTGATAACACAAAGGTGCTTATCAATAAATACAGGAATGACTTTGCATTCTTTCCAAATGGAACATTTAGGCTTtacaacacaacaaagagaGACTCTGGAGATTACAAGCTGGAAACATACAGCTCTACTGATGGAATACTATTGCACATAATCAACATCTCCCTAGAAATACAAG CTCCAGTGTCAGAACCAGTTGTGTCTCAGGAGTGTTTGTCAACAGAACAGAAGAAAGTGAGCTGCTCCTCCAAAGGAGATAAAGTACATCTCACTTTGACTCTGGACAATAACCTATTGATACAGAGTACACCTGGGAATACAACtgaacatcatcatcacagtgTTACCATCAGGTTATATGGACAGCTCACAGGAAACTTAACGTGTCATGTTCAAAACAATGTCAGCAGTAAAAGAACATTTATCATCCTTACAAGCTGTACAG GTTCCATTTCTCTCCCCTCACCTGTGATTGCAGCTGTGATACCAAGTGTTTCCATTCTGCTTCTCCTTTTGGCTCTGTATTTTGgtatcaaacatttaaatatgaaaagaagACCCCAGACTGTAAATGAAG GTAACACTGAAGATGAAATTATCTACTCTGATGTTATAATAACCTACAGAAGTAAAACCAGACCCAACACCCATCAAAATGCAACTTAA